A window of the Haloarcula litorea genome harbors these coding sequences:
- a CDS encoding amidohydrolase — MTDLLVAGGRVLRPDLTVERADVLVDQDDGTIVAVDEPGELGGDDELDASGGLVMPGLVNAHTHVAMTLLRGYADDKPLDRWLQEDIWPVEAELTAEDVRAGAELGLVEMVKSGTTALSDMYFHVDEIAGAVEQAGVRAVLGHTAVTVGKDDEGAREDVRESLAVARDLDGAADGRVRTTFQPHSLTTVGEEYLREFVPEADAADLPVHCHANETTDEVDPILDEHGVRPLEYADDVGLLGADTWLAHCVHVDGAEIDLLAETGTGVAHCPASNMKLASGMAPVQALLDAGVTVGIGTDGAASNNDLDMFDEMRDAAMVGKLAADDAAAVDAGTVVEMATANGAELLGFDSGRVEPGANADLAVLDLDAAHLTPAHDLVSHLTYAARGSDVCHTVCDGEVLMRDREVEVFDEAAVRDRAAEHADSLVGRAGES, encoded by the coding sequence ATGACAGACCTCCTCGTCGCCGGCGGGCGGGTCCTCCGGCCGGACCTGACCGTCGAGCGGGCGGACGTACTCGTGGACCAGGACGACGGTACCATCGTCGCGGTTGACGAGCCGGGCGAACTGGGCGGCGACGACGAACTCGACGCCAGCGGCGGGCTGGTGATGCCCGGCCTCGTCAACGCCCACACCCACGTCGCGATGACGCTGCTGCGGGGGTACGCCGACGACAAGCCCCTGGACCGGTGGCTGCAGGAGGACATCTGGCCGGTCGAGGCCGAGCTGACCGCCGAGGACGTCCGGGCCGGCGCGGAACTGGGCCTCGTCGAGATGGTGAAGTCGGGGACGACGGCGCTGTCGGACATGTACTTCCACGTCGACGAGATCGCCGGTGCGGTCGAGCAGGCCGGCGTCCGGGCGGTGCTTGGCCACACGGCCGTCACCGTCGGCAAGGACGACGAGGGTGCCCGCGAGGACGTCCGCGAGAGCCTCGCCGTCGCCCGCGACCTCGACGGCGCGGCCGACGGGCGCGTCAGGACGACGTTCCAGCCCCACTCGCTGACCACCGTCGGCGAGGAGTACCTCCGGGAGTTCGTGCCGGAGGCCGACGCCGCCGACCTGCCCGTCCACTGTCACGCCAACGAGACGACCGACGAGGTCGATCCCATCCTCGACGAGCACGGCGTGCGCCCGCTCGAATACGCCGACGACGTGGGTCTGCTCGGCGCGGACACCTGGCTCGCGCACTGCGTCCACGTCGACGGGGCCGAGATCGACCTGCTGGCGGAGACCGGCACCGGCGTCGCCCACTGCCCGGCCTCGAACATGAAGCTCGCCAGCGGGATGGCACCGGTCCAGGCCCTGCTCGACGCCGGCGTCACCGTCGGCATCGGCACCGACGGCGCGGCCTCGAACAACGACCTCGACATGTTCGACGAGATGCGCGACGCCGCGATGGTCGGCAAGCTGGCGGCCGACGACGCCGCGGCCGTCGACGCCGGCACCGTCGTCGAGATGGCGACCGCGAACGGGGCCGAGCTACTGGGGTTCGACAGCGGCCGCGTCGAGCCGGGCGCGAACGCCGACCTCGCGGTGCTGGACCTCGACGCCGCTCACCTCACCCCCGCCCACGACCTCGTCTCGCACCTGACCTACGCCGCCCGCGGCAGCGACGTCTGCCACACCGTCTGTGACGGCGAGGTGCTGATGCGCGACCGCGAGGTCGAGGTGTTCGACGAGGCGGCGGTCCGCGACCGCGCGGCCGAGCACGCCGACTCACTCGTCGGCCGGGCTGGAGAGAGTTAA
- a CDS encoding collagen-like triple helix repeat-containing protein, giving the protein MRNKAIALLTVVALVGAAVAPAAADTTADESLAVDVTQDESVTVEVTRNGSAVENASVTVAAVDDSYDGSGTYETGENGTVDLPTPDERVNVSVTASDENGTAATTAELDPSFELTVEQSRDVVVTVTRDDNAVENVTVNVTSREVNSDYDGTGSYETDANGTVVLPTPDDDEQVAVTVTDGVTVERNLTLVDGIDVTAEQNDDGTVAVDVTRNGTAIEDANVSVSTDGNASYEDTGEFRTDADGELSLAAPAENVTITVNASADSASASTTLDLEYVNETAEEEAFGGVSDFVHYLLQNGTTGIGPQVADFVTENNPGNAPDHAGPPADAGPQGDDDETERGPPEDAGPPEDRGPDGERGPPEDAGPDGDDDDEAEEEDESDEEEETETEDDAESDDEDEETDSDDDDDDDDDDDDDDGGGPPEDRGNGNGR; this is encoded by the coding sequence ATGCGCAACAAAGCTATAGCCCTCCTCACGGTCGTCGCACTGGTCGGCGCTGCGGTCGCGCCGGCGGCCGCCGACACGACTGCCGACGAATCGCTCGCCGTGGACGTCACACAGGACGAGTCCGTCACCGTCGAGGTGACCCGCAACGGCTCCGCCGTCGAGAACGCCTCGGTGACCGTCGCCGCGGTCGACGACAGCTACGACGGCTCGGGGACCTACGAGACCGGCGAGAACGGCACTGTCGACCTGCCCACGCCGGACGAGCGGGTCAACGTCTCCGTCACCGCGAGCGACGAGAACGGGACGGCCGCGACCACCGCCGAGCTCGACCCCAGCTTCGAACTGACGGTCGAACAGAGCCGTGACGTGGTCGTGACGGTCACGCGCGACGACAACGCCGTCGAGAACGTGACGGTGAACGTGACCAGCCGTGAGGTCAACAGCGACTACGACGGCACCGGCAGCTACGAGACGGACGCGAACGGCACCGTCGTCCTCCCGACGCCCGACGACGACGAGCAGGTGGCCGTGACCGTCACGGACGGTGTGACCGTCGAGCGGAACCTCACGCTGGTCGACGGCATCGACGTCACGGCCGAGCAGAACGACGACGGCACGGTCGCCGTCGACGTGACCCGCAACGGGACGGCCATCGAGGACGCCAACGTCTCCGTCTCGACCGACGGAAACGCGTCCTACGAGGACACCGGCGAGTTCCGGACCGACGCCGACGGCGAACTGTCGCTGGCCGCACCCGCGGAGAACGTCACCATCACGGTGAACGCGAGCGCCGACAGCGCGTCGGCCTCGACCACCCTCGACCTCGAGTACGTCAACGAGACCGCCGAGGAGGAGGCGTTCGGGGGCGTCTCGGACTTCGTCCACTACCTCCTGCAGAACGGTACCACCGGCATCGGGCCGCAGGTCGCCGACTTCGTGACCGAGAACAACCCCGGGAACGCGCCGGACCACGCCGGCCCGCCCGCGGACGCCGGCCCCCAGGGTGACGACGACGAGACCGAGCGCGGCCCGCCCGAAGACGCCGGCCCGCCCGAGGACCGCGGGCCCGACGGTGAGCGCGGTCCGCCCGAAGACGCCGGCCCGGACGGCGATGACGACGACGAGGCCGAAGAAGAAGACGAGAGCGACGAGGAAGAGGAGACCGAAACGGAAGACGACGCGGAGAGCGACGACGAGGACGAGGAAACGGACAGCGACGACGATGACGACGATGACGACGATGACGACGATGACGACGGCGGCGGTCCGCCCGAGGACCGCGGCAACGGTAACGGTCGATAG
- a CDS encoding adenosylhomocysteinase has protein sequence MTSPISERLDDVEAARESGRRKMDWAAQHMPICDALREEFEADQPFAGERIGMAMHVEAKTAVLAELLAAGGAEVAITGCNPLSTHDDVSAALDAVEGVTSYAERGVDDEAYYAAIEAVIDHEPTITVDDGMDLVAAVHEDYPELVDTIVGGAEETTTGVHRLRAMDEDGELDYPVFAVNDTPMKRLFDNVHGTGESALASIAMTTNLSWAGKTVVVAGYGHCGKGVAKKASGQNADVVVTEVEPRRALEAHMEGYDVKPMAEAAEEGDVFVTTTGNRDVIVEEHFERMADGVLLANAGHFDVEIDLDALSDLAVDTYEARDGVRAYELADGRRLNVLAEGRLVNLATPVALGHPVEVMDQSFGIQAVCVRELVEHGDDYDAGVHDVPDRLDEEVAEIKLAAEGVEFDSLTDEQAEYMDSWQHGT, from the coding sequence ATGACATCCCCGATCTCGGAGCGACTCGACGACGTCGAGGCGGCCCGCGAGTCCGGCCGCCGGAAGATGGACTGGGCGGCCCAGCACATGCCCATCTGTGACGCCCTGCGCGAGGAGTTCGAGGCCGACCAGCCCTTCGCCGGCGAGCGGATCGGGATGGCGATGCACGTCGAGGCCAAGACGGCCGTGCTCGCGGAGCTGCTCGCGGCCGGCGGCGCGGAGGTCGCCATCACCGGCTGCAACCCGCTCTCGACCCACGACGACGTCTCGGCGGCGCTGGACGCCGTCGAGGGCGTCACCTCCTACGCCGAGCGCGGCGTCGACGACGAGGCGTACTACGCCGCCATCGAGGCGGTCATCGACCACGAACCGACGATCACGGTCGACGACGGGATGGACCTCGTGGCGGCGGTCCACGAGGACTACCCCGAGCTCGTCGACACCATCGTCGGCGGGGCCGAGGAGACCACCACCGGGGTCCACCGCCTGCGAGCGATGGACGAGGACGGCGAGCTCGACTACCCCGTGTTCGCGGTCAACGACACGCCGATGAAGCGGCTGTTCGACAACGTCCACGGCACCGGCGAGTCCGCACTCGCGAGCATCGCGATGACGACGAACCTCTCGTGGGCCGGCAAGACGGTCGTCGTCGCCGGCTACGGCCACTGCGGCAAGGGCGTCGCGAAGAAGGCCAGCGGCCAGAACGCCGACGTGGTCGTCACGGAGGTCGAGCCCCGCCGCGCGCTGGAGGCCCACATGGAAGGCTACGACGTGAAGCCGATGGCCGAGGCCGCCGAAGAGGGCGACGTGTTCGTCACGACGACGGGCAACCGTGACGTCATCGTCGAGGAGCACTTCGAGCGGATGGCCGACGGCGTCCTGCTGGCCAACGCCGGCCACTTCGACGTCGAGATCGACCTCGACGCGCTCTCGGACCTCGCGGTCGACACCTACGAGGCCCGCGACGGCGTGCGGGCCTACGAGCTGGCCGACGGCCGCCGGCTGAACGTCCTGGCCGAGGGGCGGCTCGTCAACCTCGCGACCCCGGTGGCGCTGGGCCACCCCGTCGAGGTGATGGACCAGAGCTTCGGCATCCAGGCGGTCTGCGTGCGCGAACTGGTCGAGCACGGCGACGACTACGACGCCGGCGTCCACGACGTCCCCGACCGGCTGGACGAGGAGGTCGCGGAGATCAAGCTGGCCGCCGAGGGCGTCGAGTTCGACTCGCTGACGGACGAACAGGCCGAGTACATGGACTCCTGGCAGCACGGGACGTAG
- a CDS encoding MATE family efflux transporter, with product MTATSEQAERFTEGGLLWPLLTLAAPLVATQLLQTLYNVADTFWVGRLGSDAVSALSFSWPIVFLLVSVGGGMTAAGTILVSQNTGAEKDGRVSHVAGQTLVFVTGLSVAISVVGYLVAPSLLALVGTTPGTAIHEMAVTYTRYVFLGLWFMLGFFVFQALLRGWGDTKTPMYLMVGSVALNVVVDPVAILGFADNPLFAWLGLEWLAADALAATGFTGLGVEGAAIATVGSRGLAAAVGLWLLFSGRVGIELSAADLRPELATVRRIVDVGAPLSVEQSTQALSVAVMTALVALVGSDAVAAYGVGSRFTSLVWLPMVGMGMAVETVVGQNLGAGKRGRARRTVLLASAILVAAFLAAAALTVAFAPAIVGVFVTGEGAAAVVGYGTDFLRIVAPTWAVMAGFHMMNGAFHGAGSTRLSMALGLLAMWGFRAVAAAVLVVGLDMGALGAWYGIAASNVVATVAAAVFFLRGRWLEDVVTEDGESAAAAEESPTDEDAVGV from the coding sequence ATGACGGCGACGAGCGAGCAGGCCGAGCGGTTCACCGAGGGCGGCCTCCTGTGGCCGCTGCTGACCCTGGCCGCGCCGCTGGTCGCCACCCAGCTCCTGCAGACGCTGTACAACGTCGCCGACACCTTCTGGGTCGGTCGGCTCGGCAGCGACGCCGTCAGCGCCCTGTCGTTCTCCTGGCCCATCGTCTTCCTGCTGGTCAGCGTCGGCGGGGGGATGACCGCCGCCGGGACCATCCTCGTCTCCCAGAACACCGGCGCGGAGAAGGACGGCCGGGTGAGCCACGTCGCCGGCCAGACGCTCGTGTTCGTCACCGGACTCTCGGTCGCCATCTCCGTCGTCGGCTACCTCGTGGCCCCGTCGCTGCTGGCCCTCGTCGGGACGACGCCCGGCACGGCCATCCACGAGATGGCGGTGACCTACACCCGGTACGTCTTCCTCGGGCTGTGGTTTATGCTCGGGTTCTTCGTCTTCCAGGCGCTGCTGCGGGGCTGGGGCGACACCAAGACGCCGATGTACCTGATGGTCGGCTCCGTCGCGCTCAACGTCGTCGTCGACCCGGTCGCCATCCTCGGGTTCGCGGACAACCCACTGTTCGCGTGGCTCGGCCTGGAGTGGCTGGCCGCCGACGCGCTGGCGGCGACGGGTTTCACCGGCCTCGGCGTCGAGGGGGCGGCCATCGCGACGGTCGGCTCGCGAGGGCTGGCGGCCGCCGTCGGTCTGTGGCTGCTGTTCTCCGGTCGGGTCGGTATCGAACTCTCGGCCGCCGACCTCCGGCCGGAGCTGGCCACCGTCCGCCGTATCGTCGACGTGGGCGCGCCCCTCAGCGTCGAGCAGAGCACGCAGGCGCTGTCCGTGGCGGTGATGACCGCACTGGTCGCGCTGGTCGGTTCGGACGCCGTCGCCGCCTACGGGGTCGGCAGCCGCTTCACCTCGCTGGTCTGGCTCCCGATGGTCGGGATGGGGATGGCCGTCGAGACCGTCGTGGGCCAGAACCTCGGTGCCGGCAAGCGGGGCCGAGCCCGCCGGACCGTCCTGCTGGCCAGTGCCATCCTCGTCGCCGCCTTCCTCGCCGCCGCGGCGCTGACGGTCGCGTTCGCGCCGGCCATCGTCGGCGTGTTCGTCACCGGCGAGGGAGCCGCCGCCGTCGTCGGCTACGGCACCGACTTCCTGCGCATCGTCGCGCCGACGTGGGCCGTGATGGCCGGCTTCCACATGATGAACGGTGCGTTCCACGGCGCGGGCTCGACGCGTCTCTCGATGGCGCTCGGCCTCCTGGCGATGTGGGGGTTCCGGGCCGTCGCCGCCGCCGTCCTCGTCGTCGGCCTCGACATGGGCGCGCTCGGCGCGTGGTACGGCATCGCCGCCTCCAACGTGGTCGCCACCGTCGCCGCGGCGGTGTTCTTCCTCCGGGGCCGGTGGCTGGAGGACGTGGTGACCGAGGACGGCGAGAGTGCCGCCGCGGCCGAGGAGTCACCCACCGACGAGGACGCGGTCGGGGTCTGA